The Flavobacterium faecale genome has a segment encoding these proteins:
- a CDS encoding ThuA domain-containing protein: MRFQSLRFPQSLLLVLVLLTSLCVQAKIKVLIIDGQNNHDVWPKSTIMMKQYLEETGLFVVDIQRTQYLWKSEREKTYLPMAGNFNSVALKEPKEDPSFAPSFKKYDVVISNFGWNAANWSESTQKDFEKFIKKGGGFVTVHAADNCFPKWKAYNEMIGLGGWGDRNEKDGPYVYYDKENKLVRDTTAGNCGAHGKQHVFPVTLRVPNHPITQGMPTSWLTAKDECYAKLRGPGTNMTILATGKDQSDKAPTDRNEPILMVLKYGKGRVFHTTLGHDDYSFEGVGFITSFLRGVEWAATAKVTIPIPTDFPSAENATSRKFTAITK, encoded by the coding sequence ATGAGGTTTCAATCTTTAAGATTCCCACAATCGCTACTATTAGTACTAGTGCTTCTAACTAGTTTATGTGTTCAAGCAAAAATAAAAGTTCTTATAATTGATGGACAAAACAACCATGATGTTTGGCCAAAGTCTACTATTATGATGAAACAGTATTTGGAAGAAACAGGGTTATTTGTTGTAGATATTCAACGTACACAATACCTATGGAAATCTGAAAGAGAAAAGACATACTTGCCCATGGCTGGCAATTTCAATTCGGTTGCTCTTAAAGAACCAAAGGAAGATCCCTCTTTTGCACCCAGTTTTAAAAAATACGATGTAGTTATTTCAAATTTTGGGTGGAATGCAGCAAATTGGAGTGAAAGTACTCAAAAAGATTTTGAAAAATTTATTAAAAAAGGAGGTGGATTTGTAACCGTACACGCCGCTGATAATTGTTTCCCGAAATGGAAAGCTTATAATGAAATGATTGGACTTGGTGGATGGGGAGATCGAAATGAAAAAGATGGTCCCTATGTTTATTATGACAAAGAAAATAAGTTGGTCAGAGATACTACCGCAGGAAATTGTGGTGCGCATGGCAAACAACATGTTTTTCCTGTGACTCTTCGTGTACCTAATCATCCTATAACTCAAGGAATGCCCACCAGTTGGCTAACAGCCAAAGACGAATGTTATGCAAAACTGAGAGGTCCTGGAACCAATATGACTATTCTTGCAACGGGTAAAGACCAATCAGATAAAGCACCTACGGATCGTAATGAACCTATATTGATGGTGTTGAAATATGGTAAAGGACGTGTTTTTCATACCACTCTTGGACATGATGATTATTCATTTGAAGGTGTTGGATTTATAACTTCATTTTTAAGAGGAGTAGAGTGGGCAGCTACAGCTAAAGTTACGATTCCTATTCCTACCGATTTTCCATCTGCAGAAAATGCTACCAGTAGAAAATTTACCGCTATTACTAAATAA
- a CDS encoding sulfatase family protein: protein MNRSIRLFLIANLFTITVAKAQQPNIVWIVSEDNSKHYMKLFDEHGVATPNVESLAKDGIVFDRAFSNAAVCSAARSTLILSTFGPKMATHYHRAEGKVTLVNGQDMFPAFLRKAGYYTANNAKEDYNIKKPEDVWDDSSKKATWTNRKTGQPFFYVYNIETTHEGRMHFTKETMNSTKTITNPATVFVQPNHPQTELFKYSNAYYRDKIVQMDTEVGEVIEKLKKDGLYDNTIIFYYGDHGGVLPQSKGYLNETGLHVPLVVHVPEKYKNLSPLASGTRTNAFVSFVDFGATVLNLAGVEIPKVMDGKPFLGKNITTKTLDKKDETYGYADRFDEKYDMVRSVRKGNLKYIRNFEPFNVNGLMNEYRYKQLAYQEWETLYKQGKLNKDQSKFFEIKAVEEFYDVVIDPFELHNLASLPEHQSNLKKMRKDLNCWMESMPDLSLYPEFYLIENAIQNPIAFGKEHKKEIQKYIDIANLEVLDFDKAAPKIEKFLKSKDQWERYWAMIAATSFGDQAKSLTDAVQSAMDSETENINKLRAVEFLSIVAHQNTTKSLANIVYAAKSDTEALLILNAVVLLKDYYQKQPVAIDVTKMDKKVAANDQVQRRLAYLKK, encoded by the coding sequence ATGAATAGATCGATCCGATTATTTTTGATAGCCAATCTTTTTACGATTACAGTCGCAAAAGCACAACAACCTAATATTGTTTGGATCGTCTCTGAAGACAATTCCAAACACTATATGAAACTTTTTGACGAGCACGGAGTTGCAACGCCAAATGTAGAAAGTCTTGCCAAGGACGGAATCGTATTTGATCGTGCATTTTCTAATGCAGCCGTCTGTAGTGCTGCTCGCTCGACTTTGATATTGAGTACTTTTGGACCTAAGATGGCAACCCACTACCACCGTGCCGAAGGAAAAGTAACCTTGGTTAATGGTCAAGATATGTTTCCTGCCTTTTTGAGAAAAGCGGGATATTATACTGCAAATAATGCCAAAGAAGATTATAATATCAAAAAACCAGAGGATGTTTGGGACGATTCATCCAAAAAAGCCACTTGGACTAATAGAAAAACAGGACAGCCTTTCTTCTATGTCTATAATATTGAAACTACCCACGAAGGAAGAATGCATTTCACAAAAGAGACAATGAATTCGACCAAAACAATTACAAATCCTGCTACTGTTTTTGTACAACCAAATCACCCACAAACGGAGCTTTTTAAATATTCGAATGCCTATTATCGTGACAAAATAGTGCAAATGGATACGGAAGTTGGCGAAGTAATCGAAAAACTGAAAAAAGACGGCTTGTATGACAATACTATCATTTTCTATTATGGCGATCATGGTGGTGTTTTACCTCAAAGTAAAGGCTACTTGAACGAAACAGGATTGCACGTGCCTCTTGTGGTGCATGTTCCAGAAAAATACAAAAATTTGAGTCCGTTGGCATCTGGAACCAGAACCAATGCTTTTGTGAGTTTTGTTGATTTTGGTGCAACGGTTTTAAATCTTGCTGGTGTTGAGATTCCGAAAGTAATGGATGGGAAACCATTTTTAGGAAAAAATATTACTACCAAAACTTTAGACAAAAAAGACGAAACCTATGGATATGCAGATCGTTTTGATGAGAAATACGATATGGTGCGCTCGGTGCGAAAAGGAAACTTAAAATACATTCGAAATTTTGAACCTTTCAATGTTAATGGTTTGATGAACGAATACCGTTACAAACAATTGGCGTATCAAGAATGGGAAACTTTATACAAACAAGGAAAATTGAACAAAGATCAGTCTAAGTTTTTCGAAATAAAGGCAGTCGAAGAATTTTATGACGTCGTGATAGACCCTTTCGAACTACATAATTTAGCGAGCCTTCCTGAGCATCAATCTAATTTGAAAAAAATGCGTAAAGATTTGAATTGCTGGATGGAATCGATGCCCGATTTATCTCTTTATCCTGAATTTTATTTAATAGAAAATGCCATCCAAAATCCGATTGCATTTGGAAAAGAACATAAAAAAGAAATTCAAAAATACATCGACATTGCCAATTTAGAAGTGCTAGATTTCGACAAAGCAGCGCCAAAAATCGAAAAGTTTTTGAAATCAAAAGACCAATGGGAACGTTATTGGGCTATGATTGCAGCGACTTCATTTGGAGACCAAGCCAAATCCTTAACGGATGCCGTTCAATCAGCAATGGACTCTGAAACAGAAAACATCAATAAATTGAGAGCAGTCGAATTTTTATCAATTGTGGCACACCAAAACACAACGAAAAGCTTAGCTAATATAGTCTATGCCGCCAAAAGCGATACCGAGGCTTTACTGATTTTGAATGCTGTAGTTTTATTAAAAGATTATTACCAAAAACAACCCGTTGCAATTGATGTGACTAAAATGGATAAAAAAGTAGCGGCAAACGATCAAGTACAAAGACGACTAGCGTATCTGAAAAAATAA
- a CDS encoding arylsulfatase, with the protein MISRSTNMTHLRKILIVSVLSLSCGIAFAQKTKRPNVILILTDDQGIGDLGCHGNPWLKTPNIDAFYNESVRMTDFHVTPLCTPTRGAIMTGRYPINNGTWATFKGRDGLSGDAQTMADVFQQNGYHTAMFGKWHLGDNYPTRPTDSGFEVAINHLAGGVGELSDYWGNSYFNDVYYVNNQPKQFNGYCTDVWFEETMKYIDKNEDKPFFIYLPTNAPHDPLIVAEKYAAPYKHLEGKEIISANLYGMIANLDENFGKLNQFLIDKKLADNTIVIYMTDNGTRFGYSSDGKLGYNKGYRGIKGDKLEGGHRVPFFIRWPNGKIEGGKDINSLAAHVDLIPTLASLCQLTVPKKMPLDGVDFSPLLLGSKKTMERKTAFIHHRQDWRPPMDVDQTCIIKDNWRLLNGTDLYDIEKDPKQLTNLAAKYPAIVTTLLAQNTAFLVESKKNPEYNELPVSTVGNPAQEEIKLTIQHAIGEDSGIWKPEQIAEGLKNKNNTHAIFVEKEGDYLISCRRWPKECPGTILGIPAVNPKNLFEYKTIAPQKVRISIANQMFEKNIGKEDVEVLFKVHLEKGKTFLTNDFIDKKETYGVYYSYISLVK; encoded by the coding sequence ATGATTAGTAGAAGTACCAATATGACCCATTTAAGAAAAATTTTAATTGTAAGCGTTTTGAGTTTGAGTTGCGGAATTGCATTCGCACAAAAAACAAAAAGACCCAATGTTATTTTGATTCTCACCGACGATCAAGGCATTGGCGATTTGGGCTGCCATGGAAATCCTTGGTTGAAAACGCCCAATATTGATGCCTTTTATAACGAATCTGTTCGAATGACCGATTTTCATGTGACGCCTTTGTGTACCCCTACGCGAGGAGCAATCATGACCGGAAGATACCCGATAAACAATGGTACTTGGGCCACCTTCAAAGGTAGAGATGGCTTATCTGGTGATGCACAAACTATGGCCGATGTTTTTCAGCAAAACGGCTACCATACTGCTATGTTTGGTAAATGGCATTTGGGGGATAATTATCCAACTCGTCCAACAGATAGCGGTTTTGAAGTTGCAATAAATCATTTGGCTGGTGGCGTGGGTGAACTTTCTGATTATTGGGGAAACAGTTATTTTAATGATGTGTATTATGTCAACAACCAACCCAAACAATTCAACGGATATTGCACGGATGTGTGGTTTGAAGAAACGATGAAATACATTGATAAAAATGAAGATAAGCCTTTCTTTATCTACCTTCCTACCAATGCGCCTCACGACCCATTGATTGTAGCCGAAAAATATGCAGCTCCCTACAAACACCTAGAAGGCAAAGAAATTATAAGTGCCAATTTGTACGGAATGATTGCCAATTTGGACGAGAATTTCGGGAAATTGAATCAGTTTTTGATAGATAAAAAACTCGCAGACAATACCATCGTGATTTACATGACCGACAACGGAACCCGTTTTGGGTACAGTTCCGACGGAAAATTGGGTTATAATAAAGGATACAGAGGCATAAAAGGAGATAAACTAGAGGGAGGACATCGGGTTCCGTTTTTTATACGTTGGCCAAACGGGAAAATTGAAGGCGGTAAAGACATCAATAGCCTTGCGGCGCATGTAGATTTGATTCCTACTTTGGCTAGTTTGTGTCAATTGACTGTTCCTAAAAAAATGCCTTTGGATGGAGTGGATTTTTCACCGCTTTTGTTGGGATCCAAAAAGACAATGGAACGTAAAACCGCTTTTATTCACCACAGACAAGATTGGCGTCCGCCGATGGATGTGGATCAAACTTGTATTATAAAAGACAATTGGAGGTTGCTCAATGGAACTGATTTGTATGATATCGAAAAAGACCCGAAACAATTGACCAATCTTGCGGCAAAATATCCAGCAATTGTAACCACTCTTTTAGCACAAAATACAGCTTTCTTAGTTGAGTCCAAAAAAAATCCGGAGTACAATGAATTGCCTGTTAGTACGGTGGGGAATCCTGCTCAGGAAGAAATAAAATTAACGATTCAGCATGCCATTGGGGAAGATTCGGGTATTTGGAAACCAGAACAAATTGCAGAGGGACTAAAAAACAAGAACAATACTCATGCTATTTTTGTCGAAAAAGAAGGAGATTATCTGATTTCGTGCCGACGCTGGCCAAAAGAATGTCCCGGAACTATTTTGGGAATTCCAGCAGTCAATCCTAAAAATTTATTCGAGTATAAAACTATAGCTCCTCAAAAAGTCCGAATAAGCATTGCCAACCAAATGTTCGAAAAAAATATTGGTAAAGAAGATGTTGAAGTGCTGTTCAAGGTGCATTTAGAAAAAGGAAAAACATTTTTGACGAATGATTTTATTGATAAAAAAGAAACCTACGGCGTGTACTATTCCTACATATCGCTGGTCAAATAA
- a CDS encoding sulfatase, whose amino-acid sequence MNLIKYKLTTVLALLLGLFATVVTAQTKPNIVLIVSDDAGYSDFGFQGSKIMKTPYLDELAKQGVKFEQAYVTAAVCGPSRAGLLTGKYQERFGFEENNVPGYMVKSCLSDDDMGLPLDQKTMGNYMKELGYKTAVFGKWHMGSKDEFHPMNRGFDTFVGFRGGARSYYKYDPDDSEVKTENRLERGLGNFKESDEYMTDVLADASIDFIKENKNNPFFVYLAFNAVHAPLQSDKKDLVNFPNLTGKRKELAAMTLSLDRACGRVFETLKKLGLDKNTIVIFTNDNGGPTDSTTADNLPLSGMKATLLEGGIRVPFIMRWPGVLPANTVYKKPICTFDLLPTFYKMGGGNVAALKDIDGVDLLPHVLGKNTNLPHQELYWKGEVGSAMRDGNWKLLRFPDRPAELFDVDKDAGELNNLADQNPERVKAMYKKIFAWEQTLERPLWMLRRKYEGDAIKRMDVYWNRK is encoded by the coding sequence ATGAACTTAATAAAATACAAGTTAACTACCGTTTTGGCCCTTTTGTTAGGTCTTTTTGCTACTGTAGTTACTGCACAAACCAAACCAAATATTGTCTTGATTGTATCTGATGATGCAGGTTATTCTGATTTTGGTTTCCAAGGGAGCAAAATAATGAAAACGCCTTATTTGGATGAATTGGCCAAACAAGGAGTCAAATTTGAGCAAGCCTACGTTACGGCAGCAGTTTGTGGCCCATCTCGTGCGGGATTGTTGACAGGTAAATACCAAGAACGTTTTGGTTTTGAAGAAAATAACGTTCCCGGATATATGGTCAAATCCTGTTTGTCTGATGATGATATGGGTTTGCCATTAGACCAAAAAACAATGGGAAACTACATGAAAGAATTGGGGTATAAAACCGCTGTTTTTGGAAAATGGCATATGGGAAGTAAAGATGAATTTCATCCTATGAACCGTGGTTTTGATACTTTTGTTGGTTTTAGAGGGGGTGCTCGTAGTTATTACAAATACGATCCAGATGATAGTGAAGTAAAAACAGAAAATCGATTGGAGCGAGGTTTAGGTAATTTTAAAGAGTCGGATGAGTACATGACCGATGTTTTGGCTGATGCTTCTATTGATTTTATTAAAGAAAATAAGAACAATCCTTTCTTTGTGTATTTGGCTTTTAATGCCGTTCATGCACCCTTACAATCTGATAAAAAAGATTTGGTTAATTTTCCTAATTTAACTGGAAAACGCAAAGAATTGGCTGCAATGACACTTTCGTTAGATCGTGCTTGTGGTCGTGTATTTGAAACACTTAAGAAATTAGGTTTGGATAAAAACACCATTGTTATTTTTACCAATGACAACGGTGGACCAACAGATTCTACCACGGCTGACAACTTGCCTTTGAGCGGTATGAAAGCCACTTTGCTAGAAGGCGGAATTCGAGTTCCGTTTATCATGCGTTGGCCTGGAGTTTTGCCTGCAAACACGGTGTACAAAAAACCAATTTGCACCTTTGATTTATTGCCTACTTTCTACAAAATGGGTGGCGGTAATGTAGCTGCTTTAAAAGACATTGATGGAGTCGATTTGCTACCTCATGTTTTAGGTAAAAACACCAATTTACCCCATCAAGAATTGTATTGGAAAGGCGAAGTCGGTTCAGCGATGCGTGACGGAAATTGGAAGTTATTGCGTTTTCCTGATCGTCCAGCAGAGTTGTTTGATGTAGATAAAGATGCAGGAGAATTAAACAACCTAGCCGATCAAAATCCAGAACGAGTTAAAGCGATGTACAAAAAAATATTTGCTTGGGAACAAACCTTAGAGCGTCCGCTCTGGATGTTGAGACGTAAATACGAAGGGGACGCCATCAAAAGAATGGATGTGTATTGGAATAGAAAGTAA
- a CDS encoding glycoside hydrolase family 2 TIM barrel-domain containing protein, whose protein sequence is MKKRFTLSLHLIAAFLLVCTAVQSQQREQDFNFDWKFQLQENNQISKAIPLQDAAWRDVRLPHDYSVEASFDKKLEGCTGYLPGGIAWYQKHFDTPANSKNGNVYILFDGVYNNATFWINGTYLGENPYGYSPVYFDLSKYLKKDGTKNVISVLVDHSRYADSRWYTGSGIYRNVKLITTDKLHIPIWGTFVTTPDVTAENAKVAIETKVKNDYKQSQNLTLSTKIYEANGTLVKTETKEVKVGSGKEVTVAQNVAITNPKLWSTDTPNRYKAVTSILVKGKVIDEYTTPFGIRSIVFDKDNGFFLNGKATDVKGVCLHHDAGLVGAAVPKGVWRRRFLSLKEAGVNAIRTSHNPFSEEFLDLCDEMGFLVQNEIFDEMDNPKDKQHNMEEKSVQYMTRGYTEHFQKWGESDLKRTILRDRNHPSIFEWSIGNEIEWTYPGYKEVSGLWDPGAGNYWNQIPKLTKEEMKARYDALPNRKYKLAETAQRLSKWVKDLDTTRPVTANLIIPVASLASGYGDALDVVGFSYQTNQYDWTKRNYPNKMMTGSENSGTWQDWNSIIENPMVFSMYMWTGIDYMGESTDKWPQKGWDGDILDFAGFKKQGFNYFKSIWVNKPSVAIGTMPLKGSAFKMDELSKKAISDSKKALNWDNSKANMHWNYTPRELVLVEVPTNLHVAELFLNGKSLGSRSLSDNPDRILRWVVPFEKGTLTVKGGFDGAEVVANLETSAAPYSIRLTTDATSLSADGYDVAHIIAQLVDEKGVEVKTENVDLTFEVDGNAKVLGVDNGSNSNIQDYQSNKLTTDKGRALLLIQSLKKGGTVRIKASSKTLKSNNITVEIK, encoded by the coding sequence ATGAAAAAACGATTTACCTTATCCTTACACTTAATTGCAGCGTTTCTACTAGTCTGTACGGCAGTCCAATCGCAACAAAGAGAGCAAGACTTTAATTTTGATTGGAAATTTCAGTTGCAAGAAAACAATCAGATTAGTAAAGCGATTCCGTTACAAGATGCCGCTTGGCGTGATGTTCGACTTCCACATGATTACAGCGTCGAAGCTTCTTTCGATAAAAAACTAGAAGGTTGTACGGGTTATTTACCAGGTGGAATTGCTTGGTATCAAAAACATTTTGACACACCGGCTAATAGCAAAAACGGAAATGTGTACATCCTTTTTGATGGAGTGTACAACAATGCGACTTTTTGGATCAATGGAACCTATTTGGGCGAAAATCCATATGGTTATTCTCCGGTTTATTTCGATTTAAGTAAGTATTTAAAAAAGGACGGAACCAAGAATGTGATTTCGGTACTCGTAGATCATTCGCGCTACGCAGACAGTCGCTGGTACACGGGAAGCGGAATTTATAGAAATGTAAAATTGATTACAACGGATAAATTGCATATTCCGATTTGGGGAACGTTTGTAACAACTCCAGACGTAACTGCAGAAAACGCCAAAGTAGCTATTGAAACAAAGGTGAAGAACGACTACAAGCAAAGTCAAAACTTGACCTTGTCTACCAAGATTTATGAGGCCAATGGAACATTAGTGAAAACAGAAACAAAAGAGGTAAAAGTTGGATCTGGAAAAGAAGTAACGGTTGCTCAAAATGTAGCCATTACTAATCCGAAATTATGGTCTACAGATACGCCAAACAGATACAAAGCAGTAACGAGCATCCTTGTAAAAGGAAAAGTAATAGACGAATATACTACGCCATTTGGAATACGATCTATTGTTTTTGACAAAGACAACGGTTTTTTCTTAAACGGAAAAGCAACCGATGTAAAAGGAGTTTGCTTGCATCATGATGCTGGTTTGGTTGGTGCTGCGGTGCCAAAAGGAGTTTGGAGACGTCGTTTTTTAAGCTTGAAAGAAGCTGGAGTAAACGCAATCAGAACTTCTCACAATCCATTTTCGGAAGAATTTTTGGATTTGTGTGACGAAATGGGATTCTTGGTTCAGAACGAGATTTTTGACGAAATGGACAATCCAAAAGACAAACAGCACAATATGGAAGAAAAAAGTGTGCAGTACATGACTCGTGGCTATACCGAACATTTTCAAAAATGGGGAGAAAGCGATTTGAAGCGCACTATTTTGAGAGATAGAAATCATCCGTCTATCTTCGAATGGAGTATTGGTAACGAGATCGAATGGACCTATCCAGGATACAAAGAGGTGAGTGGTTTATGGGATCCAGGAGCAGGAAATTACTGGAACCAGATTCCGAAATTGACCAAAGAAGAGATGAAAGCACGTTATGATGCTTTGCCAAATAGAAAGTATAAATTGGCAGAAACTGCGCAAAGATTGTCCAAATGGGTCAAAGATTTAGATACAACTCGTCCTGTAACCGCCAATTTAATCATTCCGGTTGCTAGTTTGGCTTCGGGTTATGGTGATGCTTTAGACGTGGTAGGTTTTAGTTACCAAACCAATCAATACGATTGGACCAAAAGGAATTACCCAAACAAAATGATGACAGGTTCTGAAAATTCGGGTACTTGGCAAGATTGGAATTCGATTATCGAAAACCCAATGGTGTTTAGTATGTACATGTGGACAGGAATTGACTACATGGGGGAATCGACAGACAAATGGCCGCAAAAAGGTTGGGATGGAGACATCTTGGATTTCGCTGGATTTAAAAAGCAAGGTTTTAATTATTTCAAAAGCATTTGGGTAAATAAACCAAGTGTAGCGATTGGAACAATGCCATTGAAAGGTTCTGCTTTCAAAATGGATGAATTGAGTAAAAAAGCGATTTCAGATTCGAAAAAAGCATTGAATTGGGACAATAGCAAAGCAAATATGCATTGGAATTATACTCCAAGAGAACTTGTTTTGGTCGAAGTGCCAACAAATTTACATGTGGCCGAATTGTTTCTAAATGGAAAATCTCTTGGAAGTAGAAGTTTGAGTGACAATCCAGATCGAATTCTGCGTTGGGTTGTTCCTTTCGAAAAAGGTACATTGACTGTAAAAGGTGGTTTTGATGGTGCAGAAGTAGTTGCAAATCTTGAAACAAGTGCAGCTCCCTATAGTATTCGTTTGACAACAGATGCTACTTCTTTATCAGCAGATGGGTATGATGTGGCGCACATTATTGCACAATTGGTTGACGAAAAAGGAGTAGAAGTGAAAACGGAAAACGTTGACCTTACGTTCGAAGTAGACGGAAATGCCAAAGTTTTGGGAGTAGATAATGGTTCGAATAGCAACATTCAAGACTACCAATCGAATAAATTAACAACCGACAAAGGACGTGCTTTGTTATTGATTCAGTCCTTGAAAAAAGGAGGTACTGTTCGAATAAAAGCCAGTTCGAAAACATTAAAAAGCAATAACATTACAGTTGAAATAAAATAA
- a CDS encoding sulfatase-like hydrolase/transferase, producing the protein MNTKKYFTVALAAFQLVSFGTMAQKTKNKKPNVLIIFTDDHRFSGIHELAGMDVKTPNLDALVKDGVAFNNAYLMGAFTGATCVASRAMLLTGRNVFELDGIGHDVPATHTTFGEAFQKQGYNTEVIGKWHQDGETLKRSFTSGEKIMGRGLYLVDHFRMPFYDWDKAGKFSPQDAYWLVYDENGKVVRQDIPKNAVRGPIGTEKNGPHTSEVIGEAAVDYFKNYKSKNPFLMYLAFHAPHDPRQAPQAYRDMYPVDQMKLTPSYMLQHPFDNGHMFLRDEELAAWPRTPDVSKQQLSDYYAIITHLDAQIGKVIAGLKASGQYENTLIVMSGDSGLAVGNHGLMGKQNIYDEDGVHVPLIFAGNLIKTKGVRNDAFAYNFDIFPTICDFAKIPIPSSVTGKSLMPILNNEAKEVRNSTYHAYRQFQRAYRKGYYKLIEYVRAKDYDKKEGESIAGSRVTQLFNFKTDPWETQDLSFFPKNKALIEQMRKEMKEQAVLLGDKKENVSGEKYDFWDFY; encoded by the coding sequence ATGAATACTAAAAAATATTTCACGGTTGCATTGGCTGCTTTCCAACTTGTTTCTTTTGGGACAATGGCACAAAAAACCAAGAATAAAAAACCAAACGTTTTGATTATTTTCACCGATGATCATCGCTTTTCTGGTATTCATGAGTTGGCCGGAATGGATGTAAAAACACCAAACCTAGATGCTTTGGTCAAAGACGGTGTTGCCTTCAACAATGCTTACCTCATGGGGGCGTTTACAGGTGCTACCTGCGTGGCTAGTAGGGCGATGTTGCTTACAGGTAGAAACGTTTTTGAACTTGACGGTATAGGACATGACGTTCCAGCAACCCATACTACTTTTGGAGAAGCTTTTCAAAAACAAGGCTATAACACTGAGGTAATTGGAAAATGGCACCAAGATGGCGAAACGCTGAAACGCAGTTTTACATCGGGAGAAAAAATTATGGGTCGAGGTTTGTATTTGGTCGATCACTTTAGAATGCCTTTCTATGATTGGGACAAAGCCGGAAAATTTAGTCCGCAAGATGCCTATTGGTTAGTGTATGATGAAAACGGAAAAGTGGTACGACAAGACATTCCCAAAAATGCCGTTCGTGGACCAATCGGGACTGAAAAAAATGGCCCACACACCTCTGAAGTTATTGGAGAAGCCGCAGTAGATTATTTTAAAAATTACAAAAGTAAAAATCCGTTTTTGATGTATTTGGCTTTTCATGCACCGCATGATCCACGCCAAGCGCCACAAGCGTATCGTGATATGTATCCTGTAGACCAGATGAAATTGACACCTTCGTACATGCTACAACACCCATTCGATAACGGACATATGTTCTTGCGTGATGAGGAATTGGCGGCATGGCCAAGAACTCCAGACGTTTCCAAACAACAACTATCCGATTATTATGCTATCATCACTCATTTGGATGCGCAAATCGGAAAAGTAATTGCTGGTTTAAAAGCAAGCGGACAATACGAGAACACCCTAATTGTTATGTCGGGAGATAGCGGTCTTGCCGTTGGAAACCACGGTTTGATGGGAAAACAAAACATCTATGACGAAGACGGCGTACATGTTCCGCTAATTTTTGCAGGTAATTTAATCAAAACCAAAGGCGTTCGTAACGATGCTTTTGCGTATAATTTTGATATATTTCCGACCATTTGTGACTTTGCCAAAATTCCGATTCCGAGTTCGGTTACAGGCAAAAGTCTAATGCCGATTCTAAACAATGAAGCCAAAGAAGTTCGCAATTCTACGTATCATGCTTACAGACAATTTCAAAGAGCCTACCGCAAAGGCTATTACAAATTGATCGAATATGTACGAGCCAAAGATTACGATAAAAAAGAAGGAGAATCTATAGCGGGTTCAAGAGTAACACAATTATTCAATTTTAAAACAGATCCTTGGGAAACACAAGATTTGTCTTTTTTTCCAAAAAACAAAGCCTTAATTGAACAAATGCGAAAAGAGATGAAAGAGCAAGCGGTTCTTTTGGGCGATAAAAAAGAAAATGTATCTGGAGAAAAATATGATTTCTGGGATTTTTACTAG